A portion of the Lolium rigidum isolate FL_2022 chromosome 1, APGP_CSIRO_Lrig_0.1, whole genome shotgun sequence genome contains these proteins:
- the LOC124677546 gene encoding serine/threonine-protein kinase UCN-like, which produces MEVDLDRARALRVLGRGAMGTVFLVAADPSGPGCGGRYALKVFDKRSSASKRDADRRARWEVTLLSRLAHPHLPSLLGTAETPDLLAWAVPYCPGGDLNELRYSLPDRVFSPAAIRFYIAETISALADLHASGVVYRDLKPENVLLRADGHVTLTDFDLSRLLPVPTSSASTSPPPQAPPVFHRRTRTFAAGHHAKREPTVSSAASAPKQQLQNLVRFLMRSNGAALELAKKTKSARVSPVSRKFAASSGAAWGKSYSFVGTEEYVAPEVVSGYGHGFDVDWWAVGVLVYEMAFGRTPFKGKNRKETFRNVLHMEIDFPGDTQRRMPELTDLISRLLERDPARRLGYAGGADEIRAHPFFAGMAWDMLAEVTRPPYIPPPAEDDAAAAGEGFDVRDYFKKLHQPPPPGSDTSSSDFSSEF; this is translated from the coding sequence ATGGAGGTCGACCTCGACCGTGCGCGCGCTCTGCGCGTCCTCGGCCGAGGCGCCATGGGCACCgtcttcctcgtcgctgccgacCCGTCGGGTCCCGGCTGCGGCGGCCGCtacgctctcaaggtgtttgacaagCGCTCCAGTGCGTCCAAGCGCGACGCTGACCGACGCGCGCGGTGGGAGGTGACCCTGCTCTCCCGCCTCGCGCACCCGCACCTCCCGTCCCTCCTCGGCACCGCCGAGACGCCCGACCTCCTCGCCTGGGCCGTCCCTTACTGCCCTGGCGGCGACCTCAACGAGCTCCGCTACTCGCTCCCCGACCGCGTCTTCTCCCCGGCCGCCATACGCTTCTACATCGCCGAGACCATCTCGGCACTCGCCGACCTCCACGCCTCCGGCGTCGTCTACCGCGACCTCAAGCCCGAGAACGTGCTCCTCCGCGCTGACGGCCACGTGACACTCACCGACTTCGACCTCTCGCGCCTCCTCCCGGTCCCCACCTCCTCCGcgtcgacgtcgcctcctcctcagGCGCCACCCGTGTTCCACCGCAGGACGCGCACCTTCGCAGCTGGCCACCACGCCAAGCGCGAGCCCACCGTGTCCTCCGCGGCCTCAGCGCCGAAGCAGCAGCTCCAGAACCTGGTCCGGTTCCTGATGCGAAGCAACGGGGCCGCCCTCGAGCTGGCCAAGAAGACCAAGTCGGCGCGCGTGTCCCCCGTCAGCCGGAAGTTCGCCGCCTCCTCGGGCGCGGCGTGGGGCAAGTCGTACTCGTTCGTGGGCACGGAGGAGTACGTGGCGCCGGAGGTGGTGAGCGGCTACGGCCACGGGTTCGACGTCGACTGGTGGGCCGTGGGCGTGCTCGTCTACGAGATGGCCTTCGGCCGCACGCCCTTCAAGGGCAAGAACCGCAAGGAGACGTTCCGGAACGTGCTACACATGGAAATCGACTTCCCAGGGGACACCCAGCGCCGGATGCCGGAGCTCACGGACCTCATCTCGCGGCTGCTCGAGAGGGACCCGGCGAGGCGGCTGGGGTACGCCGGCGGCGCCGACGAGATCCGGGCGCACCCGTTCTTCGCCGGGATGGCGTGGGACATGCTCGCCGAGGTGACACGGCCGCCCTACATCCCGCCACCGGCGGAGGACGATGCCGCGGCTGCCGGCGAGGGTTTCGACGTGAGGGATTACTTCAAGAAGCTCCACCAGCCACCGCCCCCGGGGTCGGACACGTCGTCGTCGGACTTCTCGTCGGAGTTCTGA